A genome region from Variovorax paradoxus includes the following:
- the kefC gene encoding glutathione-regulated potassium-efflux system protein KefC, whose amino-acid sequence MEHAPAWLTNSLIYLSAAVLVVPLSKALGLGSIIGYLVAGIAIGPWGLGLVSSVEDVLHFAEFGVVLMLFLVGLELEPKRLWNLRRPIFGWGAAQVLSCAAVLFAVGCAVGAEWRVSLVAALGLALSSTAIALQVFGERNLLKTPSGQAGFSILLFQDVAAIPILALLPLLAGATAAEQAITGMERALEAAKIIGVIGGIILGGRLLLRPILRWIARSDTPEIFTAAALLLVVAIAALMQLVGLSMALGAFLAGVLLAESEYRRELETDIEPFKGLLLGLFFIAVGMSINFGVLIASPWIMAALVIGFMAVKLVVIYALAKAMGIAYQERPVFTLLLAQGGEFAFVVFQAAGPDVLPPEITSLLIGGVALSMLLSPLLLVLLDKFVLPRYSRHTGPQLEEISEQQDAKVLICGFGRYGQIVGRMLMSQGLRVTVLDHDADTVEGLRQFGFRVFYGDATRLDLLRTAGAGTAKAIVVAVDDIEQSLDIVDLVKENFPQARIIARARNVTHLFQLRDRGVTEVEREVFESSLRSARSVLEALNWPAHEARESAMRFRLRNLKLTDEIYPHYKDRAKLIAANKEGRQQFEEQIAREREERQRRSGRDWDRLEDEEQAERTGQSGQVEQAPERP is encoded by the coding sequence ATGGAGCACGCACCCGCCTGGCTGACCAACAGCCTGATCTACCTGAGCGCCGCCGTGCTGGTGGTGCCGCTGTCGAAGGCCCTGGGCCTCGGCTCCATCATCGGCTACCTCGTGGCCGGCATCGCCATCGGCCCCTGGGGCCTGGGCCTCGTGTCCAGCGTGGAGGACGTGCTGCACTTCGCCGAGTTCGGCGTGGTGCTGATGCTGTTCCTCGTGGGCCTCGAACTCGAACCCAAGCGGCTGTGGAACCTGCGCCGGCCGATCTTCGGCTGGGGCGCGGCGCAGGTCCTGAGTTGTGCTGCCGTGCTGTTCGCCGTCGGTTGCGCCGTCGGCGCCGAGTGGCGCGTGTCGCTGGTGGCCGCGCTGGGCCTGGCGCTGTCGTCCACGGCCATCGCGCTGCAGGTGTTCGGCGAGCGCAACCTGCTGAAGACGCCCAGCGGCCAGGCCGGCTTCTCGATCCTGCTGTTCCAGGACGTGGCCGCGATCCCGATCCTGGCGCTGCTGCCGCTGCTGGCGGGCGCCACCGCCGCCGAGCAGGCCATCACCGGGATGGAACGCGCGCTGGAGGCGGCGAAGATCATCGGCGTGATCGGCGGCATCATCCTGGGCGGCCGGCTGCTGCTGCGCCCCATCCTGCGCTGGATCGCGCGCAGCGACACGCCCGAGATCTTCACCGCCGCCGCGCTGCTGCTGGTGGTGGCCATCGCCGCGCTGATGCAGCTGGTGGGCCTGTCGATGGCGCTGGGCGCCTTCCTGGCCGGCGTGCTGCTGGCCGAGAGCGAGTACCGGCGCGAGCTCGAGACCGACATCGAGCCCTTCAAGGGCCTGCTGCTGGGCCTGTTCTTCATTGCCGTGGGCATGTCGATCAACTTCGGCGTGCTCATCGCAAGCCCGTGGATCATGGCTGCGCTGGTGATCGGCTTCATGGCCGTCAAGCTGGTGGTGATCTACGCGCTGGCCAAGGCCATGGGCATCGCCTACCAGGAGCGCCCCGTGTTCACGCTGCTGCTGGCGCAGGGCGGCGAGTTCGCGTTCGTGGTGTTCCAGGCCGCGGGCCCCGACGTGCTGCCACCGGAGATCACCTCGCTGCTGATCGGCGGCGTGGCGCTGTCGATGCTGCTGTCGCCGCTGCTGCTGGTGCTGCTCGACAAGTTCGTGCTGCCGCGCTACAGCCGGCACACCGGCCCGCAGCTCGAGGAAATCTCCGAGCAGCAGGACGCCAAGGTGCTCATCTGCGGCTTCGGCCGCTATGGACAGATCGTCGGCCGCATGCTGATGTCGCAGGGCCTGCGCGTGACCGTGCTCGACCACGATGCCGACACGGTCGAGGGCCTGCGCCAGTTCGGCTTCCGGGTGTTCTACGGCGACGCCACGCGGCTCGACCTGCTGCGCACCGCGGGGGCCGGCACGGCCAAGGCGATCGTGGTGGCGGTGGACGACATCGAGCAGTCGCTGGACATCGTCGACCTCGTGAAGGAGAACTTTCCGCAGGCGCGCATCATCGCGCGGGCGCGCAACGTGACGCACCTGTTCCAGCTGCGCGACCGGGGCGTGACCGAGGTCGAGCGCGAGGTGTTCGAATCGTCGCTGCGCAGCGCGCGCTCGGTGCTCGAGGCGCTGAACTGGCCCGCGCACGAGGCGCGCGAATCGGCCATGCGCTTTCGCCTGCGCAACCTGAAGCTCACCGACGAGATCTATCCGCACTACAAGGACCGCGCCAAGCTGATCGCGGCCAACAAGGAAGGCCGCCAGCAGTTCGAGGAGCAGATCGCGCGCGAGCGCGAGGAGCGCCAGCGCCGCTCGGGGCGCGACTGGGACCGGCTGGAAGACGAGGAACAGGCCGAGCGCACCGGACAGTCCGGCCAGGTGGAACAGGCGCCCGAGCGGCCCTGA
- a CDS encoding succinylglutamate desuccinylase/aspartoacylase domain-containing protein produces MSDTASFVPDTAPLEVLPRDISGYRKGNTGIDYVHRFASGRPGPHVLVNALTHGNEICGMVAATHLLDHGVRPKIGTLTVSFANVEAYEAFDIGRPYENRQLVHNLNRIWSTAMLDGPGQSPELRRARELRPVLDAADHVLDIHSTRAPVQPFWVYPEFDRNAALASAVGHPLVHLAMPAGGAPGTGVTAYGRHGEPGAGGGAVVVECGQHFSQSAADLATDVTLRFLAHLGLVDAVPGAPAPAPARRFRLLGVHMVKTEGFAFVRPVVGFETFRKGELIALDAGEEIRAPCDDCTIFMPTRAAVVGREGVYLTVAI; encoded by the coding sequence ATGAGCGACACCGCTTCCTTCGTCCCCGACACCGCGCCGCTGGAGGTGCTGCCGCGCGACATCTCGGGCTACCGCAAGGGCAACACCGGCATCGACTACGTGCATCGCTTCGCATCGGGCCGGCCCGGGCCGCACGTGCTGGTGAACGCGCTCACGCACGGCAACGAGATCTGCGGCATGGTCGCGGCCACGCACCTGCTGGACCATGGCGTGCGCCCGAAGATCGGCACGCTCACCGTGAGCTTCGCAAACGTCGAGGCCTACGAGGCCTTCGACATCGGGCGGCCTTACGAGAACCGCCAGCTCGTGCACAACCTCAACCGCATCTGGTCGACCGCCATGCTCGACGGCCCGGGGCAAAGCCCCGAGCTGCGCCGCGCGCGCGAGCTGCGGCCGGTGCTGGACGCGGCCGACCATGTGCTGGACATCCATTCGACGCGTGCGCCAGTGCAGCCCTTCTGGGTGTATCCGGAGTTCGATCGCAATGCCGCGCTGGCCTCGGCCGTCGGCCATCCGCTGGTGCACCTGGCGATGCCCGCGGGCGGCGCGCCGGGCACGGGCGTGACGGCCTACGGACGCCATGGCGAACCCGGCGCGGGCGGTGGCGCGGTGGTGGTGGAGTGCGGACAGCACTTCAGCCAGTCCGCCGCCGACCTGGCCACCGACGTGACCTTGCGCTTTCTGGCTCACCTGGGCCTGGTCGACGCGGTGCCGGGCGCGCCGGCACCGGCGCCCGCGCGGCGCTTCCGCCTGCTCGGGGTGCACATGGTGAAGACCGAGGGCTTCGCCTTCGTGCGCCCCGTGGTCGGGTTCGAGACCTTTCGCAAAGGCGAGCTGATCGCACTCGACGCGGGAGAGGAAATCCGCGCGCCCTGCGACGACTGCACCATCTTCATGCCCACGCGCGCGGCGGTGGTCGGCCGCGAGGGCGTGTACCTCACGGTCGCCATCTAG
- a CDS encoding Bug family tripartite tricarboxylate transporter substrate binding protein, producing MNPTITAPALRRRTMLGAGLAAMLPLAARAEAWPVRPVTLVVPFPAGGSVDLIARLYADPLAKALGTPVVIDNRAGAGGSIASAQVARAKPDGYTLVVSSQSSHLANPLTQSNPGYDPIQDFASISQLARSINVLLVNPAVPAKTFKEFVALVKSRPGELNFCSAGPGSMGQLNVELMKSQLQLDATHVPYRGGGPLVTALISNEVQFGLDNLAPFLPHIQSGKLRALAVASPTRVAALPDVPTFAELGYSVLNTTSWIGLAAPAKTPPEVVAALHKAVRSVADQPAMAQALLSRGALTPEVQSPAQFTAMMAERLVVYGEMVKRAGIRGE from the coding sequence ATGAACCCCACCATCACCGCTCCCGCACTGCGCCGCCGCACGATGCTCGGCGCCGGCCTTGCCGCCATGCTGCCGCTGGCGGCACGTGCCGAGGCCTGGCCCGTGCGGCCCGTCACGCTCGTGGTGCCGTTCCCGGCGGGCGGTTCGGTGGACCTGATCGCGCGTCTCTATGCCGATCCGCTGGCCAAGGCGCTGGGCACGCCGGTGGTCATCGACAATCGCGCGGGCGCGGGCGGCTCCATCGCCAGCGCGCAGGTGGCGCGCGCCAAGCCAGACGGCTACACGCTGGTGGTGTCCTCGCAGAGTTCGCACCTGGCCAACCCGCTCACGCAGTCCAACCCGGGCTACGACCCGATCCAGGACTTCGCCTCCATCAGCCAGCTGGCGCGCTCCATCAACGTGCTGCTGGTGAACCCGGCGGTGCCCGCGAAGACCTTCAAGGAATTCGTCGCGCTGGTGAAGTCGCGTCCCGGCGAGCTCAACTTCTGCAGTGCCGGGCCGGGCAGCATGGGCCAGCTCAACGTGGAGTTGATGAAGTCGCAGTTGCAGCTCGATGCCACGCACGTGCCCTACCGCGGCGGCGGACCGCTGGTGACGGCGCTCATCTCCAACGAGGTGCAGTTCGGTCTCGACAATCTCGCGCCCTTCCTGCCGCACATCCAGTCGGGCAAGCTGCGCGCGCTGGCGGTCGCGTCGCCCACGCGCGTGGCGGCGCTGCCCGACGTTCCGACCTTCGCCGAGCTGGGCTACTCGGTGCTCAACACCACGTCGTGGATCGGCCTGGCCGCGCCCGCGAAGACGCCGCCCGAGGTCGTTGCCGCGCTGCACAAGGCGGTGCGCTCGGTGGCCGACCAGCCGGCCATGGCACAGGCGCTGCTTTCGCGCGGCGCGCTCACGCCCGAGGTGCAGTCGCCGGCGCAGTTCACGGCCATGATGGCCGAGCGCCTGGTGGTGTACGGCGAAATGGTCAAGCGTGCCGGCATCCGTGGCGAGTGA
- a CDS encoding MurR/RpiR family transcriptional regulator yields MNLNQRISGYDRKLTRSEQLLIEELQTRYPQGLLESATSLAKKVGTSASTVVRLLAKLGYPSYAEAQMEARSEVTARLQSPATRADAVIGDDTSARTCLANALLHDQHNLASTFASLDVAAFESAVRLLTQRKARVHVLGQRHGAALASHLALHLNMCLPDVRPLATSGPLPLEDQLLWIDAQDVLLAVTFRRHSLAIARAAKYFREKGGHVIVITDGPSVPAAGAADHVMLARTSSASPFDSYTAAFSLCNALVTAVVQRRKRELGAALERGDALWEQHWNDAAAQAGRRSRKASSAG; encoded by the coding sequence ATGAACCTGAACCAACGCATCTCGGGATACGACCGCAAGCTCACCCGAAGCGAGCAGCTGCTCATCGAGGAACTGCAGACGCGCTACCCGCAGGGATTGCTCGAATCTGCAACGAGCCTTGCAAAGAAGGTGGGCACCAGCGCCTCCACCGTGGTGCGCCTGCTCGCCAAGCTGGGCTACCCGAGCTATGCCGAGGCGCAAATGGAGGCGCGCTCCGAGGTCACCGCACGGCTGCAGTCGCCCGCCACGCGCGCGGACGCCGTGATCGGCGACGACACCTCCGCGCGCACCTGCCTGGCCAACGCGCTGCTGCACGACCAGCACAACCTGGCATCGACCTTCGCGTCGCTCGATGTGGCCGCGTTCGAATCCGCGGTTCGCCTGCTCACGCAGCGCAAGGCGCGCGTGCACGTGCTCGGCCAGCGGCACGGCGCGGCGCTGGCCAGCCACCTCGCGCTGCACCTGAACATGTGCCTGCCCGACGTGCGGCCGCTGGCCACCTCGGGGCCCTTGCCGCTGGAAGACCAGTTGCTGTGGATCGACGCGCAGGACGTGCTGCTCGCCGTCACCTTCCGGCGCCATTCGCTGGCCATCGCGCGCGCGGCGAAGTACTTCCGCGAGAAGGGCGGGCACGTGATCGTCATCACCGACGGCCCCTCGGTGCCGGCGGCGGGCGCGGCCGACCATGTGATGCTCGCGCGCACCTCCAGCGCGTCGCCCTTCGACTCGTACACGGCGGCGTTCTCGCTGTGCAACGCGCTGGTCACCGCCGTCGTGCAGAGGCGCAAGCGGGAGCTGGGCGCCGCGCTCGAACGCGGCGACGCGCTGTGGGAACAGCACTGGAACGACGCGGCCGCGCAGGCCGGGCGCCGTTCGCGCAAGGCGTCGTCAGCCGGCTGA
- a CDS encoding amidohydrolase family protein — translation MDHQNLIAIDIHTHAEVSCWNPFDNYGEEYDRAADKYFGSSGRPTIAESVAYYRERKIGLVMFMVDAESNMGRRRIPNEEIAEHAQKNSDMMIAFASIDPHKGKMGAREARRLIEEYGVKGFKFHPTVQGYHPYDRMAWPIYEVIAEYGLPAIFHTGHSGIGSGMRCGGGLRLEYSNPMHLDDVAIDFPDMQIVMAHPSFPWQDEALSVATHKPNVWIDLSGWSPKYFPKQLVQYANTLLKDRILFGSDYPLITPDRWMRDFEVAGFKPEVMPGILKGNAVRLLRLDAPSPAPASAPAPSAG, via the coding sequence ATGGACCACCAGAACCTGATCGCGATCGACATCCACACCCACGCCGAAGTGAGCTGCTGGAACCCGTTCGACAACTACGGAGAGGAATACGACCGCGCCGCCGACAAGTACTTCGGCTCGAGCGGGCGCCCCACCATCGCCGAGAGCGTGGCGTACTACCGTGAAAGAAAGATCGGGCTGGTGATGTTCATGGTCGACGCGGAGTCGAACATGGGGCGGCGCCGCATCCCGAACGAGGAGATCGCGGAGCACGCGCAGAAGAACAGCGACATGATGATCGCCTTCGCGAGCATCGATCCGCACAAGGGAAAGATGGGCGCGCGCGAGGCGCGTCGGCTCATCGAGGAATACGGCGTGAAGGGCTTCAAGTTCCATCCCACCGTGCAGGGCTACCACCCCTACGACCGGATGGCCTGGCCCATCTACGAGGTGATCGCCGAATACGGCCTGCCGGCGATCTTCCACACCGGCCACAGCGGCATCGGCTCGGGCATGCGCTGCGGCGGCGGCCTGCGCCTGGAATACAGCAACCCGATGCACCTGGACGACGTGGCCATCGACTTCCCCGACATGCAGATCGTCATGGCCCACCCCAGCTTTCCCTGGCAGGACGAGGCGCTGAGCGTGGCCACGCACAAACCCAACGTGTGGATCGACCTCTCAGGCTGGAGCCCGAAGTACTTTCCGAAGCAGCTCGTGCAGTACGCCAACACGCTGCTGAAGGACCGCATCCTGTTCGGCAGCGACTATCCGCTGATCACGCCCGACCGCTGGATGCGCGACTTCGAGGTGGCGGGCTTCAAGCCCGAGGTGATGCCCGGCATCCTGAAGGGCAACGCGGTGCGCCTGCTGCGGCTGGACGCGCCTTCACCTGCACCGGCGTCTGCACCCGCGCCCTCAGCCGGCTGA
- a CDS encoding crotonase/enoyl-CoA hydratase family protein: MTHPDLHIEIRDEVAIVRLARGSKRNALSDGLILALRDTFEQLPSTVRAAVLDGEGPHFCAGLDLSELKERDAGQGLQHSRMWHAALDLIQHGPVPVVAALHGAVVGGGLELASACHIRVADRSTFYALPEGSRGIFVGGGGSVRIPKLIGVARMTDMMMTGRVYNAEEGERANFAQYLVDEGTAFDKALELARRIATNAPLTNYALMHALPRIAEQSADHGFFTEALMSGIVQAAPEAKQRVRDFLEGRGAKVSKG; the protein is encoded by the coding sequence ATGACCCATCCAGACCTTCACATCGAGATCCGCGACGAAGTCGCCATCGTCCGCCTCGCGCGCGGCAGCAAGCGCAACGCACTGTCCGACGGCCTGATCCTGGCGCTGCGCGACACCTTCGAGCAACTGCCCTCCACAGTGCGTGCCGCAGTGCTCGACGGCGAAGGCCCGCACTTCTGCGCCGGGCTCGACCTGAGCGAGCTGAAGGAGCGCGATGCCGGCCAGGGCCTGCAGCATTCGCGCATGTGGCATGCGGCGCTCGACCTGATCCAGCACGGCCCGGTGCCGGTTGTCGCCGCATTGCACGGCGCAGTGGTCGGCGGCGGGCTCGAACTGGCCAGCGCCTGCCACATCCGCGTGGCCGACCGGAGCACCTTCTACGCACTGCCCGAAGGCTCGCGCGGCATCTTCGTGGGCGGCGGCGGCTCTGTGCGCATTCCCAAGCTGATCGGCGTGGCGCGCATGACCGACATGATGATGACCGGCCGCGTCTACAACGCAGAGGAAGGCGAGCGCGCCAACTTCGCGCAGTACCTCGTCGACGAAGGCACCGCCTTCGACAAGGCCCTGGAGCTCGCCAGGCGCATCGCCACCAACGCGCCGCTGACCAACTACGCGCTCATGCACGCGCTGCCGCGCATCGCCGAGCAGTCGGCCGATCACGGCTTCTTCACCGAAGCCCTGATGTCCGGCATCGTGCAGGCCGCGCCCGAAGCCAAGCAGCGCGTGCGCGACTTCCTCGAAGGCCGCGGCGCCAAGGTGAGCAAGGGATGA
- a CDS encoding feruloyl-CoA synthase, with protein MNADRAAPAVRYRPLAFGVTRAVLRDGEPGTQYLSAETQLEPYRERMTDRLAWWAERAPERTFIARRERLADGSTGDWLRVSYAQALEEARNIGQALLDRGLSADRPVAILSENGIEHALLALGCLYAGVPYCPVSPPYSLVSQDFEKLRHVLDTLTPGLVFASDAARYGRAIAAVVPADTEVVIAEGTLEGRAVTSFDALASTPATPAIDAAMRATGPDTITKFLFTSGSTKMPKAVINTHRMWCANQQQLRQSIPALGDEPPVLVDWLPWNHTFGGNHNVGIVLDNGGTLYVDDGKPTPAGMAETLRNLREIAPTIYFNVPTGFEAIAQAMETDAVLRRNLLSRVKMFFYSGAALSQPVWDSLHRTQESEVGERIVMGTGLGMTESGPFALYVTGPDVKSGDVGLPAPGIELKLIDVDGKTEVRYRGPNITPGYWRAPEATAEAFDDEGFFSTGDAVQWIDGDNIHRGLRFDGRIAEDFKLATGTFVSVGPLRAKIIAAGAPYVQDAVLTGINLKEVGALIFPTQKVRQLAGLDANASMQQVLESAPVQAHFQQVIDTLAAAATGSANRIARLHLMAEPPSIDKGEVTDKGSINQRAVLKHRAALADAMHAGTLPFTLKPR; from the coding sequence ATGAACGCCGACCGCGCCGCTCCCGCCGTTCGCTATCGCCCGCTGGCTTTCGGCGTCACGCGCGCCGTGCTGCGCGACGGCGAACCGGGCACGCAGTACCTCAGCGCCGAGACGCAGCTCGAGCCGTATCGCGAGCGGATGACCGACCGCCTCGCCTGGTGGGCCGAACGGGCACCCGAGCGCACCTTCATCGCGCGCCGCGAACGGCTGGCCGACGGCAGCACCGGCGACTGGCTGCGCGTGAGCTACGCGCAGGCGCTGGAAGAAGCACGCAACATCGGGCAGGCCCTGCTCGATCGCGGCCTGAGCGCGGACCGCCCGGTCGCGATCCTCAGCGAGAACGGCATCGAGCACGCGCTGCTGGCACTCGGCTGCCTCTACGCCGGCGTGCCCTACTGCCCCGTGTCGCCGCCCTACTCGCTCGTGAGCCAGGACTTCGAGAAGCTGCGCCACGTGCTGGACACGCTCACGCCCGGCCTGGTGTTCGCAAGCGACGCCGCGCGCTACGGCCGCGCCATCGCCGCGGTCGTTCCTGCGGACACCGAGGTCGTCATCGCCGAAGGCACGCTCGAAGGCCGCGCCGTCACCTCCTTCGACGCGCTGGCCTCGACACCCGCCACGCCCGCCATCGACGCCGCGATGCGCGCGACAGGCCCCGACACCATCACCAAGTTCCTGTTCACCTCGGGCTCCACCAAGATGCCCAAGGCGGTCATCAACACGCACCGCATGTGGTGCGCCAACCAGCAGCAGCTGCGCCAGTCGATTCCCGCGCTGGGCGACGAGCCGCCCGTGCTGGTCGACTGGCTGCCGTGGAACCACACCTTCGGCGGCAACCACAACGTGGGCATCGTGCTGGACAACGGCGGCACGCTCTACGTGGACGACGGCAAGCCCACGCCCGCCGGCATGGCCGAGACGCTGCGCAACCTGCGCGAGATCGCACCCACCATCTACTTCAACGTGCCCACAGGCTTCGAGGCCATCGCGCAGGCGATGGAAACCGACGCGGTGCTGCGGCGCAACCTGCTGTCGCGCGTGAAGATGTTCTTCTACTCGGGCGCAGCGCTCTCGCAGCCGGTGTGGGACAGCCTGCACCGCACGCAGGAGTCGGAGGTGGGCGAGCGCATCGTCATGGGCACGGGTCTGGGCATGACCGAGTCGGGCCCGTTCGCGCTGTACGTCACCGGCCCCGACGTGAAGTCGGGCGACGTGGGCCTGCCCGCGCCCGGCATCGAACTGAAACTGATCGACGTCGACGGCAAGACCGAGGTGCGCTACCGCGGCCCCAACATCACGCCCGGCTACTGGCGCGCGCCCGAGGCCACGGCCGAGGCCTTCGACGACGAGGGCTTCTTCTCCACCGGCGACGCAGTGCAGTGGATTGACGGCGACAACATCCACCGCGGCCTGCGCTTCGACGGCCGCATCGCCGAAGACTTCAAGCTCGCCACCGGCACCTTCGTGAGCGTGGGCCCGCTGCGCGCGAAGATCATCGCGGCCGGTGCGCCGTATGTGCAGGACGCGGTGCTCACCGGCATCAACCTGAAGGAAGTCGGCGCGCTGATCTTCCCGACGCAGAAGGTGCGCCAGCTCGCCGGCCTCGACGCTAACGCCTCCATGCAGCAGGTGCTCGAGAGCGCACCCGTGCAGGCCCACTTCCAGCAGGTGATCGACACGCTGGCCGCGGCCGCCACCGGCAGCGCCAACCGCATCGCGCGGCTGCACCTGATGGCCGAGCCGCCGTCCATCGACAAGGGCGAGGTGACCGACAAGGGTTCCATCAACCAGCGCGCCGTGCTCAAGCACCGCGCCGCGCTGGCCGATGCGATGCACGCCGGCACGCTGCCCTTCACCCTCAAGCCACGTTAA
- a CDS encoding SDR family NAD(P)-dependent oxidoreductase — protein sequence MKIEGQAALVTGGASGLGEATARELARLGAKVAVLDRNAELAEKVAAEIGGIACVCDITDTDSVNAALDKAEAAHGPARILMNVAGIGSAKRIVGKDGNPAPLEDFVRVVNINLIGGYNMARLFAARCAKLAALDNGEKGVMLFTASVAAFDGQVGQQAYSASKGGLVGMTLPMARDLAQHAIRVCTVAPGLFATPLLLELPEPVQHSLAASIPFPPRLGKPSEFAELACHIVTNGHLNGEVIRLDGALRMAPR from the coding sequence ATGAAGATCGAAGGACAAGCCGCGCTCGTCACCGGCGGCGCATCGGGCCTGGGCGAAGCCACCGCACGAGAGCTCGCGCGCCTGGGCGCCAAGGTCGCCGTGCTCGACCGCAACGCCGAACTGGCCGAAAAAGTGGCCGCCGAGATCGGCGGCATCGCCTGCGTCTGCGACATCACCGACACCGACAGCGTGAACGCCGCGCTCGACAAGGCCGAGGCCGCGCACGGCCCCGCACGCATCCTGATGAACGTGGCCGGCATCGGCAGCGCCAAGCGCATCGTCGGCAAGGACGGCAACCCCGCGCCGCTCGAGGACTTCGTGCGCGTGGTCAACATCAACCTGATCGGCGGCTACAACATGGCGCGCCTGTTCGCGGCACGCTGCGCGAAGCTCGCCGCGCTGGACAACGGCGAGAAGGGCGTGATGCTCTTCACCGCCTCGGTCGCGGCCTTCGACGGCCAGGTGGGCCAGCAGGCCTACAGCGCCTCCAAGGGCGGCCTGGTGGGCATGACGCTTCCGATGGCGCGCGACCTGGCGCAGCATGCCATCCGCGTGTGCACCGTGGCACCCGGCCTCTTCGCCACGCCGCTGCTGCTGGAGCTGCCCGAGCCGGTGCAGCACTCGCTGGCCGCGTCCATTCCGTTCCCGCCGCGCCTGGGCAAGCCGTCGGAGTTCGCCGAGCTGGCCTGCCACATCGTCACCAACGGCCACCTCAACGGCGAAGTCATTCGCCTCGACGGCGCGCTGCGCATGGCGCCGCGCTGA
- a CDS encoding ABC transporter substrate-binding protein, producing MTFRKTTLAAVLALMSMGFAHADITIGVVQPLTGPASGLGIPVKNGIAIWPKAIAGETLKVVVLDDATDPTTGVKDAQRLVTEDKADVIIGSSATPVAIPMADVTAEAGTPQLSTAPAGLPPGKDKWFFRLPQSNDVMAYAVVAHMKKQNVKTVGFLGYTDAYGELWLKALTAEAAKNGIKIVATERFARADTSVTGQVLKLTSANPDAILIVASGSGAGMPQKAVMERGYKGKVYQTHAAATQDLMRTAGKDAEGTFVVSGPATVAEQLPDSHPSKAAAVAFVQGYEKAYGPGSRNQFAGHAADALTVLEKAVPVALKKAKPGTPEFRAALRDALEGMGRTVLAHGVLNWTAQDHWGYTTETGVMLKVVNGAFKVEQ from the coding sequence ATGACCTTCCGGAAGACCACCCTCGCCGCCGTGCTGGCGCTCATGAGCATGGGCTTCGCCCATGCCGACATCACCATCGGCGTGGTGCAGCCGCTCACCGGCCCGGCCTCGGGCCTGGGCATCCCGGTGAAGAACGGCATCGCGATCTGGCCGAAAGCCATCGCGGGCGAGACGCTCAAGGTGGTGGTGCTCGACGACGCCACCGACCCCACCACCGGCGTGAAGGACGCGCAGCGCCTGGTGACGGAAGACAAGGCCGACGTCATCATCGGCTCCAGCGCCACGCCGGTCGCCATTCCCATGGCCGACGTGACGGCCGAGGCCGGCACGCCGCAGCTGTCGACCGCGCCGGCCGGCCTGCCACCGGGCAAGGACAAGTGGTTCTTCCGCCTGCCACAGTCGAACGACGTGATGGCCTACGCGGTGGTCGCGCACATGAAGAAGCAGAACGTGAAGACGGTCGGCTTCCTCGGCTACACCGATGCCTACGGCGAGCTGTGGCTCAAGGCGCTGACCGCCGAGGCCGCGAAGAACGGCATCAAGATCGTGGCCACCGAGCGCTTCGCGCGCGCCGACACCAGCGTGACGGGCCAGGTGCTCAAGCTCACCTCGGCCAACCCCGACGCGATCCTGATCGTGGCCTCGGGCAGCGGCGCCGGCATGCCGCAGAAAGCGGTGATGGAGCGCGGCTACAAGGGCAAGGTCTACCAGACGCACGCCGCGGCCACGCAGGACCTGATGCGCACCGCCGGCAAGGATGCCGAAGGCACCTTCGTGGTGTCGGGCCCGGCAACCGTGGCCGAGCAGCTGCCCGACAGCCATCCCTCGAAGGCCGCCGCCGTGGCCTTCGTGCAGGGCTACGAGAAGGCCTACGGTCCGGGCTCGCGCAACCAGTTCGCCGGCCACGCGGCCGACGCGCTCACGGTGCTCGAGAAGGCCGTGCCCGTCGCGCTGAAGAAGGCCAAGCCCGGCACGCCGGAGTTCCGCGCCGCGCTGCGCGACGCGCTCGAAGGCATGGGCCGCACCGTCCTCGCGCACGGCGTGCTGAACTGGACGGCGCAGGACCATTGGGGCTACACGACCGAGACCGGCGTGATGCTCAAGGTGGTGAACGGCGCCTTCAAGGTCGAGCAGTAA